The Henckelia pumila isolate YLH828 chromosome 2, ASM3356847v2, whole genome shotgun sequence genome includes a window with the following:
- the LOC140879715 gene encoding cytochrome P450 71A8-like has translation MCEIFVSHPFILQSALFSLFVFVLSFFVRNHWFRKTNGKELNLPPSPSRLPILGNLHQLGTLPHRNLQSLAKKHGPLMLLHFGSVPALVVSSADAAKEIMKTHDLNFVNRPDSSVSKRLLYNCKDVSVAPYGEYWRQLKSICVLQLLSNKRVQSFHFIREEETEIMMRKIGECSSSRGVVDLSGMFVGIANDVVCRSAFGRKYGEGENGKRFLMVLKEFLVVLGSISVGNFIPWLSWVDWVNGFDSRVEKVAREMDDFLEAVIQERSIKGQERISGDGDNFVDILLGIYMDNSTTGVSIDRDSIKAIILDVFAAGTDTTATVLEWAMTELLRHPAFMKKLQQEVRGILKGRQQITEDDLEKMHYLKAVIKETLRFHTPIPMLVPRIAGEDVKIRGYDVLRGTMVMINAWAIGRDPDSWDEPEKFKPERFLDSEVDFKGMDFELIPFGAGRRGCPGISFSMSTNEFVLANIVYKFDWELADGVDGKDLDMKERPGVAVGRATPLLAVATQCAV, from the exons ATGtgtgaaatatttgtttcgCATCCCTTCATACTCCAATCTGCCCTTTTCTCCTTGTTCGTTTTCGTACTCAGCTTCTTCGTCAGAAATCACTGGTTCCGCAAAACGAATGGCAAAGAATTGAACTTACCTCCATCCCCTTCAAGATTACCGATTCTGGGAAATCTTCACCAACTGGGCACGTTGCCTCACCGAAATCTCCAATCCTTAGCCAAGAAACATGGCCCGCTCATGCTTCTTCACTTCGGCAGCGTGCCCGCGCTCGTTGTTTCATCGGCAGACGCAGCTAAGGAGATCATGAAGACCCACGATCTGAATTTCGTGAACAGACCCGATTCCAGCGTCAGCAAGCGGCTGCTCTACAACTGTAAGGACGTGTCGGTGGCGCCGTACGGCGAATACTGGCGGCAGCTGAAAAGCATCTGCGTGCTGCAGCTTCTCAGCAACAAAAGGGTCCAGTCTTTTCACTTCATAAGGGAGGAGGAAACCGAAATCATGATGAGAAAGATCGGGGAATGTTCTTCATCACGTGGTGTGGTGGATTTGAGTGGGATGTTCGTCGGGATAGCTAATGATGTTGTGTGTAGATCGGCTTTTGGTAGGAAGTACGGTGAAGGGGAAAATGGGAAGagattcttgatggttttgaaaGAATTTTTGGTGGTTTTGGGGAGTATCAGCGTTGGGAATTTCATTCCATGGCTTTCTTGGGTCGATTGGGTTAATGGGTTCGATTCGAGAGTGGAGAAAGTTGCCAGAGAAATGGATGATTTCCTGGAAGCAGTGATTCAAGAACGCTCGATAAAGGGCCAGGAAAGAATCAGCGGCGATGGAGATAACTTCGTTGATATCTTGCTTGGGATTTACATGGATAATAGTACTACTGGTGTCTCCATTGACAGAGATAGTATCAAAGCTATAATCTTG GATGTTTTCGCCGCCGGAACTGATACGACTGCGACTGTTCTGGAATGGGCTATGACAGAGCTCTTACGACACCCTGCATTCATGAAGAAACTCCAACAAGAAGTAAGAGGGATCCTTAAAGGGAGACAGCAGATAACAGAGGATGACTTGGAGAAAATGCATTATTTGAAAGCTGTTATCAAAGAAACTCTTCGTTTCCACACCCCAATCCCCATGCTCGTGCCACGCATCGCTGGCGAAGATGTTAAGATAAGGGGATACGACGTTTTGCGCGGGACGATGGTGATGATCAACGCTTGGGCCATCGGTAGAGACCCCGATAGTTGGGACGAACCCGAAAAGTTTAAGCCGGAGAGATTTTTGGATTCCGAGGTAGATTTCAAGGGCATGGATTTCGAGTTGATTCCGTTCGGAGCTGGGAGGAGGGGTTGTCCGGGGATTTCATTTTCCATGTCTACTAATGAGTTTGTGTTGGCAAACATTGTGTATAAATTTGACTGGGAATTGGCTGATGGAGTTGATGGGAAGGATTTGGACATGAAAGAAAGGCCTGGGGTTGCTGTTGGTAGAGCTACTCCTCTACTTGCAGTTGCAACTCAATGTGCTGTTTAG
- the LOC140879717 gene encoding rhodanese-like domain-containing protein 11, chloroplastic, whose product MGTSSLQLRPISALSNPEIPKRWNNLSDSALMSSAASPSVFRRKIRQNSKGGIRMQVVEEEYEVKQMKDMAAARKRWEALVRDGKVNVLSPREAGYAIQLSSKTLLDVRPSPERKKAWVKGSTWIPIFDTDDQFNVGTLSRKITGFMMGGWWSGVPTLSYNKEFISKVAEKFSKDTDLIVACQKGLRSLAACELLYNAGYENLFWVQGGLEAAEAEDLEREGPQPFKFAGIGGLSEFLGWTDQQRAAAANEGLGYRLVFSARLIGLIVAVDALFLGAQQVSRYLQDFRSH is encoded by the exons ATGGGGACTTCGAGTCTGCAACTCCGACCCATCAGTGCCCTCAGCAATCCTGAGATACCTAAACGCTGGAATAATCTTTCCGACTCAGCTCTAATGTCAAGTGCTGCCAGCCCCTCTGTTTTCAGACGCAAAATTCGGCAAAAT TCTAAAGGTGGCATAAGAATGCAAGTCGTTGAAGAAGAGTACGAGGTGAAGCAAATGAAAGATATGGCTGCAGCGAGAAAGAGATGGGAGGCTCTG GTCAGGGATGGGAAGGTCAATGTTCTTAGCCCAAGAGAGGCCGGCTATGCAATTCAACTCTCAAGCAAAACTTTACTTGATGTTCGGCCCTCTCCTGAACGTAAAAAG GCGTGGGTCAAAGGCTCTACTTGGATTCCAATTTTTGATACCGATGATCAATTTAATGTTGGTACACTCTCAAGGAAGATTACTGGATTTATGATGG GTGGATGGTGGAGTGGCGTTCCTACATTATCTTATAATAA AGAGTTCATATCAAAAGTTGCAGAGAAATTTTCGAAAGACACTGATCTTATTGTGGCTTGCCAAAAGGGGCTGAG ATCCCTTGCGGCTTGTGAGCTATTATATAATGCTGGTTACGAAAACCTCTTTTGGGTTCAAGGGGGTCTGGAGGCTGCTGAAGCAGAG gaccttgaaagAGAAGGGCCCCAGCCCTTTAAATTTGCTGGAATTGGGGGCCTTTCAGAATTTCTTGG CTGGACAGATCAACAAAGAGCTGCAGCGGCCAATGAAGGTTTGGGTTACCGACTGGTTTTCTCTGCTCGCTTG ATTGGACTAATTGTTGCTGTAGATGCGCTGTTTCTTGGGGCACAACAAGTGAGTCGGTATCTGCAAGACTTCAGGTCTCACTGA